The DNA region TTTCAGTGCTCTCCTCATCAACCCTCAGCAGGTGTTGATTGTCGCTGATGATACGAGTTTTTACAGTAGTTGGACGACCCGGATCAGCAAAAATTCCCTCGTCGGTAAGGCTATTTTGCCTTAAAAGGTCCCGCAGCAGATCGCCCTTAATGTCATGCCCCACCACTGAGCACAGGATGGGTGTTGCGCCTAAAGCTTGAATATTGAGAGCTACATTGGCAGCTCCACCTAGCCGATTCTCCTGCTTTGTGCAAGCCACAATTGGTACAGGTGCTTCAGGCGAAATACGTTCAACCTTACCCCACAAGTAGGAATCAACCATAGCGTCACCGATCACCAAAATTTTGAACTGATTGAATCTTTCAAACAGTTCGGGAAGTTTACTCTTATCCATTCGATTAAAATATGCAATCGCACAAAGTTAATAGAATTAGGAAAAGAGGCAACAACCATATGCTACACTACACCACAAATGCAAAGTGCGCAAGCTTGTGGGCCTGCGCACTTTAAAGGTTTAGGGACTTTAGGTGAACATGCTAGTTGGTAGGCCCACTATCAACTTGGGACTCAATAGCGCTCTGAACCGTAGTTGAAACATTGGAGAAGAAATTGAAACCGGTTTTCGACTCAATGTAGTCAACGGTGGTGCGATACTGTCCCCAGTTATTAGCAATGCTCTGAGTATTTGGCATCCATACGGCAATAACCCGAGTCGAAGATGTCACTCGGCTAGGATCATTGGTACCATTGGGAAGAATAATAATCACCTTCCATGTATAGGAAGGAACTGTTACCTTACCGCTGGCTATGGTTGTGGTTGTTCCTCCATTGCTGCCAGTTCCGCCAGAGCCATAAGGTCCATCAATAATGTAAAGTTCATTCCCAGCATTTGCCAGTGTGCGGCAATAGTTCTCAAGAGCCGCCCATGGTTGCTGGTTGTTAACCGGTGCCTGAGGCATAATATTGGTCATCTTCATGGTATTCGTTATCGCAGTAGTGCTATAGCTTCTGTCGGCAGCAGCGCAAAGATGTCCACGGTCGAATCCGGTGTTCGTGTAATTTGAAGTGGTAACTTGATACCAACCGCTTGGCAATGTTGCATCGGTGGTAAAGGAGCTTGGACGCGAGGCACTTCCCAACCATGCTGTGCTCAAATGCCAGCTCACCCAATTCGCGGTGCCTTTGTCGCGATTATAGGAGAGAGCATACTCACTCTTTACCATAAGATAGTTGGTGTAGTTTGAGGTCGAGGTTGTAGCATTGCTTGGATTTCCCATGCCAATATTGTCGTCGCGAGTAGCAGGACCAGTTGTTCCACCACCACCCGTATCGCCAGATGAATATGGGGAAACCGATACATTGTCGATGTTAATTCTATTAGTTCCACCAGAAACTTTACGAATGTCGATGCGAACGTTTCCAGACTTATTGATGGTGAAGGTAACCGTTGCTAAGCTCGTTGAAGAAGAAGTAATGGTGCTTCCGACCTTGGTCCAGCTGCTTCCACTATTTGTTGAATAGTAAAGTTCCCACGTGCTAGAACCATCGGTTCCATATACTGCATGATTAACGGAAACAGTAGAAATACCAGTGGTATAATCGAATTGAGCCGTCAACTTACCGGTATTGCGAATACGAACTGACTTGGTGTCGTTTTTACGATCGCTCGTAGAGGTACCAACCAGCGCATCGTCGAGATACCAGCTTCCAGTGCTAAAGGTAACCGCACCGGCGGCATATGCAGTTTTCGTTCCCGACTCAAATGTTTCAACCGTTGCGGAAGACGTTGCCTTCATTAAGGTTGAACTTTCATTAGTTACCTGTGGCGTAACTGCATCGTCTTTGGCACAGCTTGCAAATACTGCTGCCATTGTGGCTAAGAGTAATAGTTTTTTCATAGGGTTTTGAATTAGGTTTGCCCAAAACTATGGCGTCAATAAGGCAAAGGCAATAACAAAAAACTGCATTTAGTAAACCCACACTTTTTATGACAATTGTTAACACAATGTTTTCTCAAGGCCAAGTAGTGAATACCGAAGGAACCAATCTCAGGTTATTAAAATGGTGTGAAAGCCATCATACAAGGCAATGCAGGTGGTGTCATATAGAATGAAAAAAGTTAACCTGCCCTGCTCATTGTTATTTAAAGAATAACAAGAAAAGCCAACAGGTAAACTATTGTCGTTGGATAGAATAAAAAAAAGTAAGACTGGATTAGCTTATCGGTAATGAATAAATAAGGAGGAGAAGCACTTCAGTCTACTGACTTCCAATTTTTTTAACCCTATAAAATCGAAATCTTCGCTTCACTCCGACTTGTGACTTTATCACTCCTTACTTGATTCTTTAATCTAAGAAATTATTAAAAGAAAAAGGATGCCAATCCGGCATCCTCCCTCAAAAACTATCTAATCAAAAGAATTTAATGTGGGCCCGTATCGGTTCTTGCCTCAATAATAGCCTGAATAGCCTTTGGAACATTAGAAAAGAAATCGTAGCCAGTTTGGGACTCAATATAGTCAACCGAAGTGCGATACTGACTCCAATCGGTGGTTAATCCAGTTTGGGTATTTGGTATCCAAACAGCAATTACCCTTGTATTTTCATTCACTCGAGCCACATCGTTTTCACCATTTGGGAGAACAAGTATCACCTTCCATGTGTAGGAAGGGACCGTGACCAAGCCATTGGCTATTGTGGTTGTTACTCCACCCAGATCTCCCGAACCACCCGAACCATAAGGGCCTGCTATGATATACAATTCATTACCAGCATCAGTTAACGTTCTGCAATACATTTCCAAAAACTTCCATGTCTGCTGGTTGTTATAGGCAGATTGCGGCATAATATTGGTCATTATAAAGGTGTTCTTCTCCTCTGCAAGGGTGGAATCGCGATCGGAAGCTGGGCATAAGTGTCCACGGTCGAAACCAGAATTGGTATAGTCACTAGTTGAAACATGATACCAACTTGCAGGCAAGGTCACATCAGTGTTAAAGTAGGTTGGACGAGGCACACTCCCATACCATGCGCTGCTCAAGTGCCAGCTCACCCAGTTGGGTGTACCCTTATCTCCATTGTAGGAAAGTGAATACTCCGGCTTCTCCATAAAGTAGTTCGAGAAGTTATCGATCGAAGCAGTGGCATTGGATGGATTGCCCATGGTCATGTTGTTGTCACGGGTTGGCGTAGAGGAGCCATTTTCAACTGAGTAGGTGGTGAACGAAAGGTCGTCAATATCCATTTGATTATCGTTACCCGAAAGCTTCCGGATTTGTAACCGAACATTTCCAACCATATTAACGGTGATCTCCGCCTTTTTCATTTCATAGGCATTGCTTTCCACTGCATTACCTGCAGGATACCAGCTATTGCCCTCATCAATGGAATAAAAGAGCTGCCAAGTACTTGGACCTCCATCTCCATAAACTCCATGGTAAATGGCAACACTACCAACACCATTAGGTAAGTCGAAATTAGTGGTAATCGTGCCAAGGTCCTTTATTCTTATAGCGCTGTGATCGAACTTCCTATCCAGTGAAGTAGAACCAACAACACCATCATCTATGGTCCAGCTGCCTGAAGGAAACGTAACGCTACCACTGTCGTAGCTATCTTTTACTACTCCCTCAAAAGTTTCGAAAGCACCAAATGAGGCAACTATTGTATCACCTGGATTAACAGAAGTTGTAGATGTTTTATCCTTTGCGCATCCAAAGGTTAAAAGGAGGGCAACAAGAATTACAGAAAATCGACTCATAGTTGTTTAGTTATGTGGTAGCGGTCAAAGCTATTCATTCACTGTGTATACGTCAATAACAATAATTGTTTTATGGTAAACCGCTTTATGGGCAAATAAATAGATTTAGGTAAGCAACTATGCAACCTACCCTGCCTCAACTTAGAGTTAATCTAAACAATGAATATGCTAAGCACAAATACCCTGCATTTTCTATACAAATCGTCTAAAACCAAGCAGAATGGTTGGTCAAAAAAAAATATTACAGATCCTAAAAACTAAAAATTAGATGCAGAGCTATTCATAAAGCATAAAAATGAGTTACATTTCAAGCCTCTTAACACAATTAAGCAGTTTTTAACAATGACAATACAAACCGCCCGGTAAACAACAGCCCAATGGATCTTTTAAGCGAGCTGGTATTTATTGTGATGCAGCGGCCCCCACGAGACCTAAATGCGCTTCTCTCCCCAACATCGAAGATGCGCTACTTTTTCGATCTGTTACTCCATGGTGAAGTAACCACTGAAGTCGATGCGGCCCAACGAATCTACGGATCGTCGTCGAAAGATAAGCGCTACCTCATGCTTAAGCGCAACCTCATCAACAAGCTTACCGACATTGTTCTCAGCGCAGAGTATTTCGACAAGAGCAACTACCATAGTATTCGTTTTGAATGCGAAAAAGAATTAACCGTTGCTGCCAAACTCCTTACCCAGAATGTTTTTCACAATGCAGAAAGAATACTGCAGCGAATATCGAACCTCTCGCAACAGTTTCAGCTGGTAGATGTTGAACTATCGTGTCAAAAACTCTACCATCGAATAGCTTCCATGAAAGGTGACAACGCTGAAATTCTCAGAATTGGAGAGCAACTCGAAATCCTGCGCACACTTTCGGGACAGATTGACAAATCACAGGAATGGGTTGAGCTGCTCCAGAGCCGAACGCGCTACTTCATTGGCAAGAGTAGCATTATAGAGCAAGAAGCTGAATCATATGCCGATACCATAGAGGGCTGGATGATTACCACACCCAATGTTTTCCTTCATCTCAACCTCACTCACATTAGAATAATTCAGCTTCTGCAGACCAACAATGCTACGGCGTTAAAGCACAATGTAGAACTATTCAGCTCATTACTCCACTCTAATATCTACCTGTCAACACCTTCATTGATTCTCCTACTACACTACTACCAAGTCCTGCTTTTCCGCATGGAAGGCAGCTGGGAGAATATGCGAAAATCAGTGGAGGAATGTTTGTATCTATCTGAATACAAGGCATTTAATCGTTTCACCATACAAACCCACCACTTCGACCTACTCATGAAGGAAAATAACCTTACTGAAGCTGGAAGAGTGCTGCTAGAGGTGAAGGAGCAACCTCAATTCAATCTCATCTACGATCCCGATAAATCAGGCTGGGCAATCCGCAAGGCCTTTTTATTTTATGCACTGCTATCACAAGACGATCGTGATGGCATTGAGCGTTTTACTCCTGAGTATGCACGAAAGATTGACATCAACACCCTTGGTAACAGCTGCCGCTCCATCTCAAAAGACAAGCAAGGTTATAACACCATGCTGATGCAAATTAGGGTTATACTTATGATGGAACACCATCTAGATGAATTACATAATGAGGCGGAAAATATTAGGGTTTACTACTACCGGCATCTTAGAAACGAGAACTGCAATAGAACAAAAATATTTTCTCGAGCTCTCTACAAGCTACTTCAGGGAAACTTCAACGCAAGGGAGGTGAGCGAGAATATAGATAATTTCAAAAAAAA from Williamwhitmania sp. includes:
- a CDS encoding DNA/RNA non-specific endonuclease, whose protein sequence is MSRFSVILVALLLTFGCAKDKTSTTSVNPGDTIVASFGAFETFEGVVKDSYDSGSVTFPSGSWTIDDGVVGSTSLDRKFDHSAIRIKDLGTITTNFDLPNGVGSVAIYHGVYGDGGPSTWQLFYSIDEGNSWYPAGNAVESNAYEMKKAEITVNMVGNVRLQIRKLSGNDNQMDIDDLSFTTYSVENGSSTPTRDNNMTMGNPSNATASIDNFSNYFMEKPEYSLSYNGDKGTPNWVSWHLSSAWYGSVPRPTYFNTDVTLPASWYHVSTSDYTNSGFDRGHLCPASDRDSTLAEEKNTFIMTNIMPQSAYNNQQTWKFLEMYCRTLTDAGNELYIIAGPYGSGGSGDLGGVTTTIANGLVTVPSYTWKVILVLPNGENDVARVNENTRVIAVWIPNTQTGLTTDWSQYRTSVDYIESQTGYDFFSNVPKAIQAIIEARTDTGPH
- a CDS encoding DNA/RNA non-specific endonuclease, which translates into the protein MKKLLLLATMAAVFASCAKDDAVTPQVTNESSTLMKATSSATVETFESGTKTAYAAGAVTFSTGSWYLDDALVGTSTSDRKNDTKSVRIRNTGKLTAQFDYTTGISTVSVNHAVYGTDGSSTWELYYSTNSGSSWTKVGSTITSSSTSLATVTFTINKSGNVRIDIRKVSGGTNRINIDNVSVSPYSSGDTGGGGTTGPATRDDNIGMGNPSNATTSTSNYTNYLMVKSEYALSYNRDKGTANWVSWHLSTAWLGSASRPSSFTTDATLPSGWYQVTTSNYTNTGFDRGHLCAAADRSYSTTAITNTMKMTNIMPQAPVNNQQPWAALENYCRTLANAGNELYIIDGPYGSGGTGSNGGTTTTIASGKVTVPSYTWKVIIILPNGTNDPSRVTSSTRVIAVWMPNTQSIANNWGQYRTTVDYIESKTGFNFFSNVSTTVQSAIESQVDSGPTN